The following DNA comes from Enterocloster bolteae.
TTCTGGCATTGGCCATGACATGGGGGCTTACTGCCTGCGCAGGCGGTTCTTCTGCCCCGGCATCAGCAGCAGCCCCGGCATCAGCCGCTGACCCGGCAGCATCAGCCGATGCGGCTTCGGCCCAGGGGGAGGTAGAGGGTTCCAAGACGGATAACACAGGTACGGATGCCAAGGCCAGCTATACGCTGAATATCGGATCAGCCATGAGCTCCACCAACCCGTCCAGCATTGCCCTGCAGAGCTTTAAAAAGGCGGTGGAGGAGAGGACCGGCGGGGACCTGGCTGTAAACATATATACGGATTCGGCCCTGGGCGGTGAAGCTGACCTTTTGGAACAGGTTACATCCGGTACGGTAGAGGGAATGATGCAGATGGGAGCAGCCAACTGGGAGCCCTATAATTCGGAAGTAAACGTGGCCCTTCTGCCGTTCCTGTTTACATCCCTGGACAATGCCAGGCAAGCCTGGGCCGGTGAGTTCGGCCAGCAGTTCTGCGAAAAGCTTCTGGAGCCAACAGGCGTGACCATTCTGTCTGTGTGGGAGTCCGGCTACCGCCATATGACCAACAACACCAGGCCTATTCTGGCTCCTGCGGATATTGCGGGCATCAAGTTCCGCACCAATGAAAACAGCATGAAGGTCAAGATGTATGAGGCGGTTGGAGGATCGGCTGTTATTATGGCATTTTCCGATGTGTATACAGGCCTTCAGAACAAGACCATTGACGGCCAGGAAAATCCTCTGGCAAACATCTACACCTCATCCCTCCAGGATGTACAGACTTATTTGTCCCTGACCGGCCATATGTATGACGCTGCTCCTCTGGCAGTCAATACCGCATGGTTTGAAACCCTTCCGGAAGAGTACCAGACCATACTGTTTGAGGAGGCTGACAAGGCAAGGGAAGTGGACCTGCAGGAAAATGATGAGTCAAAATACCTGGAATTATTAAAAGAGGCAGGTATGGAAATCAATGAGGTGGATAAGGAAGCGTTCCAGGAGGCAATGTCAGGCATCTGGGAAGAGTTTGCTTCCCAGTACGAGGACGGACAGTATTGGATAGACCTTGCTACTTCCTTTAATAAGTAGGTATCCGCAAGTACCGGGGGACGGCCCGGCCGTGCCCCGGATTTGCCACAGAACAATATGAAAAAGGAGGTAAAAAATGGTCCTGAAATTAATAGACAAGGTAAAATTCCTTCTGCGCATTTTAAGCTGCGTCACGGTGTGTACCCTGACCATCATCATAGGAATACAGGTGGTGAACCGGTATGTGTTTGGAACTTCATTTACATGGGTG
Coding sequences within:
- a CDS encoding DctP family TRAP transporter solute-binding subunit, which codes for MKKRLVSLFLALAMTWGLTACAGGSSAPASAAAPASAADPAASADAASAQGEVEGSKTDNTGTDAKASYTLNIGSAMSSTNPSSIALQSFKKAVEERTGGDLAVNIYTDSALGGEADLLEQVTSGTVEGMMQMGAANWEPYNSEVNVALLPFLFTSLDNARQAWAGEFGQQFCEKLLEPTGVTILSVWESGYRHMTNNTRPILAPADIAGIKFRTNENSMKVKMYEAVGGSAVIMAFSDVYTGLQNKTIDGQENPLANIYTSSLQDVQTYLSLTGHMYDAAPLAVNTAWFETLPEEYQTILFEEADKAREVDLQENDESKYLELLKEAGMEINEVDKEAFQEAMSGIWEEFASQYEDGQYWIDLATSFNK